The Polymorphobacter megasporae genome window below encodes:
- a CDS encoding YbhB/YbcL family Raf kinase inhibitor-like protein, translating to MLENVPAAIGHLLEGVRPGLDKTVYYDARLTRVEHAIAVTSPAFTDGAVLPARFTADGEGVSPPLAWSDVPVGAAAVLIIVEDADSPTPAPLVHMIVHHLPGSNGAIAEGAVSSEPPSVATGRNSYLKTGWLPCDPPTGHGEHRYVFQVFALDTVPDLGEHPGRSAVEEALVDHTIAKGVLIGMYERA from the coding sequence GTGCTCGAGAACGTCCCCGCCGCGATCGGCCATCTTCTCGAGGGCGTCCGCCCCGGGCTCGACAAGACCGTCTATTACGACGCGCGGCTGACGCGGGTCGAACACGCGATCGCGGTGACCAGCCCGGCGTTCACCGACGGGGCCGTCCTCCCCGCGCGCTTTACCGCCGATGGCGAGGGCGTCTCGCCGCCGCTGGCGTGGAGCGACGTGCCCGTTGGCGCGGCAGCGGTGTTGATCATCGTCGAGGACGCCGATTCGCCGACACCCGCCCCGCTCGTCCACATGATCGTCCATCACCTGCCCGGCAGCAACGGCGCGATCGCCGAAGGCGCGGTGTCGAGCGAGCCGCCGTCGGTCGCGACCGGGCGCAATTCGTACCTCAAGACCGGCTGGCTGCCATGCGACCCGCCGACCGGCCACGGCGAGCACCGCTACGTCTTCCAGGTCTTCGCCCTCGACACCGTCCCCGACCTGGGCGAGCACCCGGGGCGGAGCGCGGTCGAGGAGGCGCTCGTCGATCACACCATCGCCAAGGGCGTGTTGATAGGGATGTACGAGCGCGCGTGA
- a CDS encoding replication-associated recombination protein A, with product MDLFAADPPHAAPVAAGASPLAERLRPRTLADVVGQEHLTGPAGAIGRMVAAGKLASLVLWGPPGTGKTTIARLLADAVGMRFVGISAVFAGVADLKKLFAEAKTAARAGQQTLLFVDEIHRFNRSQQDGFLPYVEDGTVVLVGATTENPSFELNAALLSRAQVLIVRRLDTAALDTLLARAEAVEDKPLPLTPEAREALVASADGDGRFLLNQAETLFSIAVEAPLAPEGLRDLLHRRVAVYDKDRDGHYNLISALHKALRGSDPDAALYYLSRMLTAGEEPLYLLRRMVRFASEDIGLADSNALVVTLAAKDSYEFLGSPEGELAIAHACLYLATAPKSNAAYVAHKAATRSAKETGSLVPPANILNAPTKLMKNLGYGKDYAYDHDAEGGFSGSNYWPDEMRPQRFYRPTDRGHEKRIAERLDHWATLRRAQPAAAPGVDEPND from the coding sequence ATGGACCTGTTCGCCGCCGACCCTCCCCACGCCGCGCCGGTTGCCGCCGGAGCCAGCCCGCTCGCCGAACGCCTGCGCCCGCGCACCCTCGCCGACGTCGTCGGACAGGAGCATTTGACCGGCCCGGCGGGGGCGATCGGGCGGATGGTGGCGGCGGGCAAGCTTGCCTCGCTCGTCCTGTGGGGGCCTCCCGGGACGGGCAAGACAACGATCGCGCGGCTGCTGGCCGACGCGGTTGGCATGCGCTTCGTCGGGATTTCAGCGGTCTTCGCCGGGGTCGCCGACCTCAAGAAACTGTTCGCCGAGGCGAAGACCGCCGCCCGCGCCGGGCAGCAGACCTTGTTGTTCGTCGACGAGATACACCGCTTCAATCGCTCGCAGCAGGACGGCTTCCTGCCCTATGTCGAGGACGGCACCGTCGTCCTCGTCGGCGCGACGACTGAGAACCCGAGCTTCGAGTTGAACGCCGCGCTGCTGAGCCGCGCGCAGGTACTGATCGTCCGCCGCCTCGACACCGCCGCGCTCGACACGCTGCTCGCGCGCGCCGAGGCGGTCGAGGACAAGCCGCTGCCGCTGACGCCCGAGGCGCGCGAGGCGCTCGTCGCTTCGGCCGACGGCGACGGGCGCTTCCTGCTCAACCAGGCCGAGACGCTGTTCTCGATCGCGGTCGAGGCCCCGCTCGCCCCCGAGGGCTTGCGCGATCTGCTCCACCGCCGCGTCGCGGTCTACGACAAGGATCGCGACGGGCACTACAACCTGATTTCGGCGCTGCACAAGGCGCTGCGCGGGTCCGACCCCGACGCCGCGCTTTACTATCTGTCGCGGATGCTGACCGCGGGCGAGGAGCCGCTCTACCTCCTCCGCCGCATGGTCCGCTTCGCCAGCGAGGACATCGGGCTGGCGGATTCCAACGCGCTGGTGGTGACGCTCGCGGCGAAGGACAGCTACGAGTTCCTCGGCTCGCCCGAGGGTGAGCTGGCGATCGCGCACGCCTGCCTCTACCTCGCGACCGCGCCGAAATCGAACGCGGCGTATGTCGCGCACAAGGCGGCGACGCGGAGCGCGAAGGAAACCGGGTCGCTCGTGCCGCCGGCGAATATCCTCAACGCGCCGACCAAGCTGATGAAAAACCTCGGTTACGGCAAGGATTATGCCTACGACCACGATGCCGAAGGCGGGTTTTCGGGATCGAACTATTGGCCCGACGAAATGCGCCCGCAGCGCTTCTACCGCCCGACAGACCGCGGCCACGAGAAGCGGATCGCCGAGCGCCTCGATCACTGGGCGACGCTTCGCCGCGCGCAACCGGCGGCAGCTCCGGGGGTTGACGAGCCGAACGACTGA
- a CDS encoding energy transducer TonB, with product MITFILALASAVAIGPRPLAAMTVGEDDYPKAALRLGREARVVFHLKVDTDGVPHNCTIPEPGDAELDAQTCELALARLRFAPGHSSAGVAVEVETIGAVRWSINAHTPLNDLTDIVTMTLAGDGTIEKCAGQSNGVDKILPITDCRRNIGNHIFQLTGDDPASDATITLVTTRQVGSLVAPSMAQLGKLRTSLGVVWTVNPNGSVSDCVVVENNVNGRAIDDPCSSFEELLSAPYEAVEAGKLRNVSFGTYVLVQPRVPDADEPRP from the coding sequence ATGATCACGTTCATCCTCGCGCTAGCGTCCGCGGTCGCCATTGGACCGCGGCCGCTTGCGGCGATGACCGTCGGTGAGGACGACTATCCGAAGGCCGCGTTGCGGCTAGGTCGGGAAGCTCGCGTCGTCTTTCATCTCAAGGTGGACACCGATGGTGTTCCGCACAACTGCACAATACCAGAACCGGGCGACGCCGAGCTCGATGCACAAACGTGCGAACTAGCTCTCGCCCGGCTTCGCTTTGCGCCCGGTCATTCAAGCGCGGGAGTCGCGGTAGAAGTTGAAACGATCGGCGCAGTCCGCTGGTCGATCAATGCCCATACCCCGCTGAATGATCTTACCGATATCGTCACGATGACATTGGCTGGCGATGGCACAATCGAAAAATGTGCGGGTCAATCGAACGGTGTCGACAAGATCTTGCCGATAACTGACTGTCGGCGAAATATCGGCAACCATATCTTCCAGCTCACCGGCGACGATCCAGCAAGCGATGCGACAATTACCCTAGTTACAACCCGGCAGGTCGGCAGTCTCGTTGCGCCATCTATGGCACAACTTGGCAAGCTTCGGACAAGTCTGGGTGTGGTCTGGACAGTGAACCCCAACGGATCGGTCAGCGATTGCGTTGTTGTCGAGAATAATGTGAACGGACGCGCTATCGACGATCCGTGCAGTTCATTCGAAGAGCTTCTCAGCGCACCTTATGAGGCCGTGGAGGCTGGCAAGCTGCGCAACGTTAGCTTCGGCACCTATGTTCTCGTCCAGCCCCGCGTGCCCGACGCGGACGAACCGCGCCCCTGA
- the rplI gene encoding 50S ribosomal protein L9: protein MDVILLERVEKLGNIGDVVNVKPGFARNFLLPNNKALRASEANKKRFEANRAHIEAENAGRRDIAMEESKSIDGKSIILIRQASNTGQLYGSVATRDLAEALTADGAHVTRNQVVLDKPIKALGVYSVKISLHPEVSVTVTVNIARSPEEAELQAKGVNVSADMFERDNAGFTEAFDPNAEPGTLPSDMADAPSEAPAED, encoded by the coding sequence ATGGATGTGATCCTTCTCGAGCGCGTCGAAAAGCTCGGCAACATCGGCGACGTCGTCAATGTGAAGCCCGGTTTCGCCCGCAACTTCCTCCTCCCCAACAACAAGGCGCTCCGTGCGTCCGAAGCGAACAAGAAGCGCTTCGAGGCGAACCGCGCGCACATCGAGGCCGAGAACGCCGGCCGTCGCGACATCGCGATGGAGGAATCGAAGTCGATCGATGGCAAGTCGATCATCCTCATCCGCCAGGCGTCGAACACCGGCCAGCTTTATGGTTCGGTCGCCACCCGCGACCTCGCCGAAGCGCTGACCGCCGACGGCGCGCACGTCACGCGCAACCAGGTCGTTCTCGACAAGCCGATCAAGGCGCTCGGCGTCTACTCGGTCAAGATCTCGCTCCACCCCGAGGTCTCGGTGACGGTCACGGTCAACATCGCCCGTTCGCCCGAAGAGGCCGAGCTTCAGGCGAAGGGCGTCAACGTCTCGGCCGACATGTTCGAGCGCGACAACGCCGGCTTCACCGAAGCCTTCGACCCGAACGCCGAGCCCGGCACTCTGCCGAGCGACATGGCGGATGCGCCGTCTGAGGCTCCCGCCGAAGACTGA
- the rpsR gene encoding 30S ribosomal protein S18 has product MGRPFFRRRKSCPFSGPNAPVIDYKDVRLLQGFVSERGKIVPSRITAVSGKKQRELAQAIKRARHIGLLPFLVK; this is encoded by the coding sequence ATGGGTCGTCCCTTTTTCCGCCGTCGCAAGTCGTGCCCCTTCTCGGGTCCGAATGCCCCCGTCATCGATTACAAGGACGTGCGCCTGTTGCAGGGCTTCGTCTCCGAGCGTGGCAAGATCGTGCCGAGCCGGATCACCGCCGTCAGCGGCAAGAAGCAGCGCGAGCTGGCCCAGGCGATCAAGCGCGCCCGCCACATCGGCCTGCTGCCGTTCCTCGTGAAGTAG
- the rpsF gene encoding 30S ribosomal protein S6, which translates to MPMYEHVFLARQDLANAQVDAMSEAFTKIITDHDGRVAKNEYWGLRSLAYRIKKNRKAHYVMFNIDAPAAAITELERQVGLSEDILRFMTVRVDEMEEGPSAMMRRNESRERDRESRDGDRPRGDRPDRGDRGDRPRSGGFGGERGGGGGFGGGGGGGDRGGGFRPRAA; encoded by the coding sequence ATGCCGATGTACGAGCATGTCTTCCTCGCGCGTCAGGACCTGGCCAATGCCCAGGTCGATGCGATGAGCGAAGCCTTCACCAAGATCATCACCGATCACGACGGTCGCGTCGCGAAGAACGAATATTGGGGCCTCCGCTCCCTCGCCTACCGGATCAAGAAGAACCGCAAGGCGCATTATGTCATGTTCAACATCGACGCCCCCGCGGCGGCGATCACCGAGCTCGAGCGCCAGGTCGGACTGAGCGAGGACATCCTCCGCTTCATGACCGTCCGCGTCGACGAGATGGAAGAAGGCCCGTCGGCGATGATGCGCCGCAACGAGAGCCGTGAGCGCGACCGCGAGAGCCGTGACGGCGACCGCCCGCGCGGCGACCGGCCCGACCGTGGCGATCGCGGCGACCGTCCGCGCAGCGGCGGTTTCGGCGGTGAGCGCGGCGGCGGCGGCGGCTTCGGCGGCGGCGGTGGTGGCGGCGATCGTGGCGGCGGCTTCCGCCCGCGCGCGGCTTAA
- a CDS encoding tetratricopeptide repeat protein encodes MKLLKLFSTVAALALMPVVAAPAMAAVSKAVGTALNQAAKSSGAAAINAINTAKAAAKTPEERTKVAQMAAYVYTKAGQYGKAADELQAGGAATPKQLASLYYNAGNYTKAVTYAKQAGGDDMQVLMAQAAIKQGHYAEAVTSYNKLIASNGPKPLYLENLAGAQYKSGDKKGYLATTEKLVRSDPSPARWKTLLVEQQKNQMQPEAKLALFELMDATGNLTRPEDIQEYAKLAIVNNQPGVAQAVLTKAGGTLGSDPMTAKLAQAAAQRAQAAGANAAKLAADPATANVAGGAYFGLGQYPAAAAAYAKSAAAGGPYVDRAKVFQGISQLKAGNAAAAKATFASVGEGGMKDIADLWKLYASTKG; translated from the coding sequence TGTCGAAGGCGGTCGGGACCGCGCTCAACCAGGCGGCGAAGTCGAGCGGCGCGGCTGCGATCAACGCGATCAACACCGCCAAGGCCGCCGCCAAGACCCCCGAGGAGCGGACCAAGGTCGCGCAGATGGCAGCGTACGTTTACACCAAGGCCGGGCAATACGGTAAGGCCGCCGACGAGCTTCAGGCCGGTGGCGCCGCGACGCCGAAGCAGCTCGCTTCGCTCTATTATAACGCCGGGAATTACACGAAGGCGGTGACCTACGCCAAGCAGGCGGGCGGCGACGACATGCAGGTGCTCATGGCGCAGGCGGCGATCAAACAGGGCCATTATGCCGAGGCCGTGACGTCGTACAACAAGCTGATCGCGTCGAACGGGCCGAAGCCGCTGTACCTCGAGAACCTTGCCGGCGCGCAGTATAAGTCGGGCGACAAGAAGGGCTATCTGGCGACGACCGAGAAGCTCGTCCGCAGCGATCCGAGCCCGGCCCGCTGGAAGACCCTCCTCGTAGAGCAGCAGAAGAACCAGATGCAGCCCGAGGCGAAGCTCGCGCTGTTCGAGCTGATGGACGCCACCGGCAACCTGACGCGTCCCGAGGATATCCAGGAATACGCCAAGCTCGCGATCGTCAACAACCAGCCCGGCGTTGCGCAGGCGGTCCTGACCAAGGCCGGCGGCACCCTCGGCTCCGACCCGATGACCGCGAAGCTCGCGCAGGCCGCGGCGCAGCGCGCGCAGGCCGCTGGCGCAAACGCCGCCAAGCTCGCCGCCGACCCGGCGACCGCGAACGTCGCGGGCGGCGCATACTTCGGTCTCGGCCAGTATCCGGCGGCGGCGGCAGCCTATGCCAAGTCGGCCGCGGCGGGTGGCCCCTATGTCGACCGCGCCAAGGTCTTCCAGGGCATCTCGCAGCTCAAGGCAGGCAACGCCGCGGCGGCGAAAGCGACCTTCGCCAGCGTCGGCGAGGGCGGCATGAAGGACATCGCCGACCTGTGGAAGCTGTACGCGTCGACAAAGGGCTGA